A DNA window from Aphelocoma coerulescens isolate FSJ_1873_10779 chromosome 7, UR_Acoe_1.0, whole genome shotgun sequence contains the following coding sequences:
- the CHRNA1 gene encoding acetylcholine receptor subunit alpha isoform X4 → MFLPLDFLTGLALCYEDETRLVEDLFKDYNKVVRPVEDHRDAVIVTVGLQLIQLISVDEVNQIVTTNVRLKQQWTDVNLRWNPDDYGGVKKIRIPSDDIWRPDLVLYNNADGDFAIVKYTKVLLEHTGLITWTPPAIFKSYCEIIVTHFPFDQQNCSMKLGTWTYDGTVVVINPESDRPDLSNFMESGEWVMKDYRGWKHWVYYACCPDTPYLDITYHFLMQRLPLYFIVNVIIPCLLFSFLTGLVFYLPTDSGEKMTLSISVLLSLTVFLLVIVELIPSTSSAVPLIGKYMLFTMVFVIASIIITVIVINTHHRSPSTHTMPHWVRKIFIDTIPNVMFFSTMKRPSRAKQDKNIFAEDIDISDISGKSGSVPVNFYSPLTKNPDVKNAIEGIKYIAETMKSDQEASNAAEEWKFVAMVLDHLLLGIFMLVCFIGTLAVFAGRLIELNQQG, encoded by the exons ATGTTTCTACCACTTGACTTTCTCA CTGGGCTGGCCCTGTGCTATGAAGATGAGACTCGCCTTGTGGAGGACTTGTTCAAGGACTACAACAAGGTGGTGCGCCCCGTGGAGGACCATCGGGACGCCGTCATTGTCACCGTGGGGCTGCAGCTCATCCAGCTCATTAGCGTG gatgaaGTAAATCAGATTGTGACAACCAACGTACGCCTGAAACAG CAATGGACAGACGTCAACCTCAGATGGAATCCAGATGACTACGGTGGCGTAAAAAAAATCCGCATCCCCTCAGATGATATCTGGAGGCCAGACCTTGTTCTTTACAACAA TGCAGACGGTGATTTTGCCATTGTAAAATACACCAAAGTCCTTCTGGAGCACACAGGTCTGATCACCTGGACACCACCAGCTATTTTTAAGAGTTACTGTGAAATTATAGTCACACACTTCCCATTTGACCAGCAGAACTGCAGTATGAAGTTGGGAACCTGGACATATGATGGTACAGTGGTTGTCATTAACCCG GAGAGTGATCGTCCAGATCTGAGTAACTTCATGGAGAGTGGGGAGTGGGTGATGAAGGATTACCGTGGCTGGAAGCACTGGGTTTACTATGCTTGCTGCCCTGACACCCCTTACCTGGACATCACCTACCACTTCCTCATGCAACGCCTGCCTCTCTACTTCATCGTGAACGTCATCATCCCCTGCCTGCTCTTCTCCTTTTTAACAGGGTTAGTTTTTTACCTACCCACAGATTCAG GTGAGAAAATGACTCTCAGCATCTCTGTTCTGCTGTCTTTGACTGTGTTCCTGCTGGTCATCGTGGAGCTGATTCCCTCCACCTCCAGCGCAGTGCCTCTGATCGGCAAGTACATGCTGTTCACCATGGTGTTTGTCATCGCTTCGATCATCATCACAGTCATCGTCATCAACACCCACCACCGCTCCCCCAGCACTCACACCATGCCCCACTGGGTCAGGAAG ATCTTTATTGACACAATCCCAAACGTCATGTTTTTCTCTACAATGAAACGACCATCAAGAGCcaaacaagacaaaaatatttttgcagaagATATTGATATTTCTGACATTTCTGGGAAGTCAGGTTCTGTGCCTGTCAACTTCTACTCGCCGCTTACCAAAAATCCAGATGTGAAAAATGCTATAGAGGGAATCAAATACATTGCAGAAACGATGAAATCGGACCAAGAAGCCAGTAAT gCTGCAGAAGAGTGGAAGTTTGTTGCAATGGTGCTTGATCATCTTCTCCTTGGCATATTTATGCTAGTTTGTTTTATAGGAACATTAGCTGTATTTGCTGGTCGCCTTATTGAATTAAATCAGCAAGGATGA
- the CHRNA1 gene encoding acetylcholine receptor subunit alpha isoform X2: MMKVHCILLLLISTAGLALCYEDETRLVEDLFKDYNKVVRPVEDHRDAVIVTVGLQLIQLISVDEVNQIVTTNVRLKQQWTDVNLRWNPDDYGGVKKIRIPSDDIWRPDLVLYNNADGDFAIVKYTKVLLEHTGLITWTPPAIFKSYCEIIVTHFPFDQQNCSMKLGTWTYDGTVVVINPESDRPDLSNFMESGEWVMKDYRGWKHWVYYACCPDTPYLDITYHFLMQRLPLYFIVNVIIPCLLFSFLTGLVFYLPTDSGEKMTLSISVLLSLTVFLLVIVELIPSTSSAVPLIGKYMLFTMVFVIASIIITVIVINTHHRSPSTHTMPHWVRKIFIDTIPNVMFFSTMKRPSRAKQDKNIFAEDIDISDISGKSGSVPVNFYSPLTKNPDVKNAIEGIKYIAETMKSDQEASNAAEEWKFVAMVLDHLLLGIFMLVCFIGTLAVFAGRLIELNQQG; encoded by the exons ATGATGAAGGTCCATTGCatactcctcctcctcatctccaCAG CTGGGCTGGCCCTGTGCTATGAAGATGAGACTCGCCTTGTGGAGGACTTGTTCAAGGACTACAACAAGGTGGTGCGCCCCGTGGAGGACCATCGGGACGCCGTCATTGTCACCGTGGGGCTGCAGCTCATCCAGCTCATTAGCGTG gatgaaGTAAATCAGATTGTGACAACCAACGTACGCCTGAAACAG CAATGGACAGACGTCAACCTCAGATGGAATCCAGATGACTACGGTGGCGTAAAAAAAATCCGCATCCCCTCAGATGATATCTGGAGGCCAGACCTTGTTCTTTACAACAA TGCAGACGGTGATTTTGCCATTGTAAAATACACCAAAGTCCTTCTGGAGCACACAGGTCTGATCACCTGGACACCACCAGCTATTTTTAAGAGTTACTGTGAAATTATAGTCACACACTTCCCATTTGACCAGCAGAACTGCAGTATGAAGTTGGGAACCTGGACATATGATGGTACAGTGGTTGTCATTAACCCG GAGAGTGATCGTCCAGATCTGAGTAACTTCATGGAGAGTGGGGAGTGGGTGATGAAGGATTACCGTGGCTGGAAGCACTGGGTTTACTATGCTTGCTGCCCTGACACCCCTTACCTGGACATCACCTACCACTTCCTCATGCAACGCCTGCCTCTCTACTTCATCGTGAACGTCATCATCCCCTGCCTGCTCTTCTCCTTTTTAACAGGGTTAGTTTTTTACCTACCCACAGATTCAG GTGAGAAAATGACTCTCAGCATCTCTGTTCTGCTGTCTTTGACTGTGTTCCTGCTGGTCATCGTGGAGCTGATTCCCTCCACCTCCAGCGCAGTGCCTCTGATCGGCAAGTACATGCTGTTCACCATGGTGTTTGTCATCGCTTCGATCATCATCACAGTCATCGTCATCAACACCCACCACCGCTCCCCCAGCACTCACACCATGCCCCACTGGGTCAGGAAG ATCTTTATTGACACAATCCCAAACGTCATGTTTTTCTCTACAATGAAACGACCATCAAGAGCcaaacaagacaaaaatatttttgcagaagATATTGATATTTCTGACATTTCTGGGAAGTCAGGTTCTGTGCCTGTCAACTTCTACTCGCCGCTTACCAAAAATCCAGATGTGAAAAATGCTATAGAGGGAATCAAATACATTGCAGAAACGATGAAATCGGACCAAGAAGCCAGTAAT gCTGCAGAAGAGTGGAAGTTTGTTGCAATGGTGCTTGATCATCTTCTCCTTGGCATATTTATGCTAGTTTGTTTTATAGGAACATTAGCTGTATTTGCTGGTCGCCTTATTGAATTAAATCAGCAAGGATGA
- the CHRNA1 gene encoding acetylcholine receptor subunit alpha isoform X5: MDHSREYLFTYSKISHPSVKPREQPPPSMRSVLWRGCFRNKLLGSVLSQRNKTLNLASFSVHKEVLRSHQDVQLLTAGLALCYEDETRLVEDLFKDYNKVVRPVEDHRDAVIVTVGLQLIQLISVDEVNQIVTTNVRLKQQWTDVNLRWNPDDYGGVKKIRIPSDDIWRPDLVLYNNADGDFAIVKYTKVLLEHTGLITWTPPAIFKSYCEIIVTHFPFDQQNCSMKLGTWTYDGTVVVINPESDRPDLSNFMESGEWVMKDYRGWKHWVYYACCPDTPYLDITYHFLMQRLPLYFIVNVIIPCLLFSFLTGLVFYLPTDSGEKMTLSISVLLSLTVFLLVIVELIPSTSSAVPLIGKYMLFTMVFVIASIIITVIVINTHHRSPSTHTMPHWVRKAAEEWKFVAMVLDHLLLGIFMLVCFIGTLAVFAGRLIELNQQG, translated from the exons ATGGATCACTCTCGAGAATATTTGTTCACTTATTCAAAGATTTCCCATCCCTCTGTGAAGCCAAGGGAGCAGCCTCCTCCCAGCATGAGGTCTGTACTCTGGCGAGGGtgtttcagaaataaattaCTGGGATCTGTTTTGTCTCAGAGAAACAAAACCCTAAACCTGGCAAGTTTCTCTGTTCACAAAGAGGTTCTGAGATCTCACCAAGATGTTCAGTTACTTACAG CTGGGCTGGCCCTGTGCTATGAAGATGAGACTCGCCTTGTGGAGGACTTGTTCAAGGACTACAACAAGGTGGTGCGCCCCGTGGAGGACCATCGGGACGCCGTCATTGTCACCGTGGGGCTGCAGCTCATCCAGCTCATTAGCGTG gatgaaGTAAATCAGATTGTGACAACCAACGTACGCCTGAAACAG CAATGGACAGACGTCAACCTCAGATGGAATCCAGATGACTACGGTGGCGTAAAAAAAATCCGCATCCCCTCAGATGATATCTGGAGGCCAGACCTTGTTCTTTACAACAA TGCAGACGGTGATTTTGCCATTGTAAAATACACCAAAGTCCTTCTGGAGCACACAGGTCTGATCACCTGGACACCACCAGCTATTTTTAAGAGTTACTGTGAAATTATAGTCACACACTTCCCATTTGACCAGCAGAACTGCAGTATGAAGTTGGGAACCTGGACATATGATGGTACAGTGGTTGTCATTAACCCG GAGAGTGATCGTCCAGATCTGAGTAACTTCATGGAGAGTGGGGAGTGGGTGATGAAGGATTACCGTGGCTGGAAGCACTGGGTTTACTATGCTTGCTGCCCTGACACCCCTTACCTGGACATCACCTACCACTTCCTCATGCAACGCCTGCCTCTCTACTTCATCGTGAACGTCATCATCCCCTGCCTGCTCTTCTCCTTTTTAACAGGGTTAGTTTTTTACCTACCCACAGATTCAG GTGAGAAAATGACTCTCAGCATCTCTGTTCTGCTGTCTTTGACTGTGTTCCTGCTGGTCATCGTGGAGCTGATTCCCTCCACCTCCAGCGCAGTGCCTCTGATCGGCAAGTACATGCTGTTCACCATGGTGTTTGTCATCGCTTCGATCATCATCACAGTCATCGTCATCAACACCCACCACCGCTCCCCCAGCACTCACACCATGCCCCACTGGGTCAGGAAG gCTGCAGAAGAGTGGAAGTTTGTTGCAATGGTGCTTGATCATCTTCTCCTTGGCATATTTATGCTAGTTTGTTTTATAGGAACATTAGCTGTATTTGCTGGTCGCCTTATTGAATTAAATCAGCAAGGATGA
- the CHRNA1 gene encoding acetylcholine receptor subunit alpha isoform X1: MDHSREYLFTYSKISHPSVKPREQPPPSMRSVLWRGCFRNKLLGSVLSQRNKTLNLASFSVHKEVLRSHQDVQLLTAGLALCYEDETRLVEDLFKDYNKVVRPVEDHRDAVIVTVGLQLIQLISVDEVNQIVTTNVRLKQQWTDVNLRWNPDDYGGVKKIRIPSDDIWRPDLVLYNNADGDFAIVKYTKVLLEHTGLITWTPPAIFKSYCEIIVTHFPFDQQNCSMKLGTWTYDGTVVVINPESDRPDLSNFMESGEWVMKDYRGWKHWVYYACCPDTPYLDITYHFLMQRLPLYFIVNVIIPCLLFSFLTGLVFYLPTDSGEKMTLSISVLLSLTVFLLVIVELIPSTSSAVPLIGKYMLFTMVFVIASIIITVIVINTHHRSPSTHTMPHWVRKIFIDTIPNVMFFSTMKRPSRAKQDKNIFAEDIDISDISGKSGSVPVNFYSPLTKNPDVKNAIEGIKYIAETMKSDQEASNAAEEWKFVAMVLDHLLLGIFMLVCFIGTLAVFAGRLIELNQQG; the protein is encoded by the exons ATGGATCACTCTCGAGAATATTTGTTCACTTATTCAAAGATTTCCCATCCCTCTGTGAAGCCAAGGGAGCAGCCTCCTCCCAGCATGAGGTCTGTACTCTGGCGAGGGtgtttcagaaataaattaCTGGGATCTGTTTTGTCTCAGAGAAACAAAACCCTAAACCTGGCAAGTTTCTCTGTTCACAAAGAGGTTCTGAGATCTCACCAAGATGTTCAGTTACTTACAG CTGGGCTGGCCCTGTGCTATGAAGATGAGACTCGCCTTGTGGAGGACTTGTTCAAGGACTACAACAAGGTGGTGCGCCCCGTGGAGGACCATCGGGACGCCGTCATTGTCACCGTGGGGCTGCAGCTCATCCAGCTCATTAGCGTG gatgaaGTAAATCAGATTGTGACAACCAACGTACGCCTGAAACAG CAATGGACAGACGTCAACCTCAGATGGAATCCAGATGACTACGGTGGCGTAAAAAAAATCCGCATCCCCTCAGATGATATCTGGAGGCCAGACCTTGTTCTTTACAACAA TGCAGACGGTGATTTTGCCATTGTAAAATACACCAAAGTCCTTCTGGAGCACACAGGTCTGATCACCTGGACACCACCAGCTATTTTTAAGAGTTACTGTGAAATTATAGTCACACACTTCCCATTTGACCAGCAGAACTGCAGTATGAAGTTGGGAACCTGGACATATGATGGTACAGTGGTTGTCATTAACCCG GAGAGTGATCGTCCAGATCTGAGTAACTTCATGGAGAGTGGGGAGTGGGTGATGAAGGATTACCGTGGCTGGAAGCACTGGGTTTACTATGCTTGCTGCCCTGACACCCCTTACCTGGACATCACCTACCACTTCCTCATGCAACGCCTGCCTCTCTACTTCATCGTGAACGTCATCATCCCCTGCCTGCTCTTCTCCTTTTTAACAGGGTTAGTTTTTTACCTACCCACAGATTCAG GTGAGAAAATGACTCTCAGCATCTCTGTTCTGCTGTCTTTGACTGTGTTCCTGCTGGTCATCGTGGAGCTGATTCCCTCCACCTCCAGCGCAGTGCCTCTGATCGGCAAGTACATGCTGTTCACCATGGTGTTTGTCATCGCTTCGATCATCATCACAGTCATCGTCATCAACACCCACCACCGCTCCCCCAGCACTCACACCATGCCCCACTGGGTCAGGAAG ATCTTTATTGACACAATCCCAAACGTCATGTTTTTCTCTACAATGAAACGACCATCAAGAGCcaaacaagacaaaaatatttttgcagaagATATTGATATTTCTGACATTTCTGGGAAGTCAGGTTCTGTGCCTGTCAACTTCTACTCGCCGCTTACCAAAAATCCAGATGTGAAAAATGCTATAGAGGGAATCAAATACATTGCAGAAACGATGAAATCGGACCAAGAAGCCAGTAAT gCTGCAGAAGAGTGGAAGTTTGTTGCAATGGTGCTTGATCATCTTCTCCTTGGCATATTTATGCTAGTTTGTTTTATAGGAACATTAGCTGTATTTGCTGGTCGCCTTATTGAATTAAATCAGCAAGGATGA
- the CHRNA1 gene encoding acetylcholine receptor subunit alpha isoform X3, translated as MKERVKLGMHTAGLALCYEDETRLVEDLFKDYNKVVRPVEDHRDAVIVTVGLQLIQLISVDEVNQIVTTNVRLKQQWTDVNLRWNPDDYGGVKKIRIPSDDIWRPDLVLYNNADGDFAIVKYTKVLLEHTGLITWTPPAIFKSYCEIIVTHFPFDQQNCSMKLGTWTYDGTVVVINPESDRPDLSNFMESGEWVMKDYRGWKHWVYYACCPDTPYLDITYHFLMQRLPLYFIVNVIIPCLLFSFLTGLVFYLPTDSGEKMTLSISVLLSLTVFLLVIVELIPSTSSAVPLIGKYMLFTMVFVIASIIITVIVINTHHRSPSTHTMPHWVRKIFIDTIPNVMFFSTMKRPSRAKQDKNIFAEDIDISDISGKSGSVPVNFYSPLTKNPDVKNAIEGIKYIAETMKSDQEASNAAEEWKFVAMVLDHLLLGIFMLVCFIGTLAVFAGRLIELNQQG; from the exons CTGGGCTGGCCCTGTGCTATGAAGATGAGACTCGCCTTGTGGAGGACTTGTTCAAGGACTACAACAAGGTGGTGCGCCCCGTGGAGGACCATCGGGACGCCGTCATTGTCACCGTGGGGCTGCAGCTCATCCAGCTCATTAGCGTG gatgaaGTAAATCAGATTGTGACAACCAACGTACGCCTGAAACAG CAATGGACAGACGTCAACCTCAGATGGAATCCAGATGACTACGGTGGCGTAAAAAAAATCCGCATCCCCTCAGATGATATCTGGAGGCCAGACCTTGTTCTTTACAACAA TGCAGACGGTGATTTTGCCATTGTAAAATACACCAAAGTCCTTCTGGAGCACACAGGTCTGATCACCTGGACACCACCAGCTATTTTTAAGAGTTACTGTGAAATTATAGTCACACACTTCCCATTTGACCAGCAGAACTGCAGTATGAAGTTGGGAACCTGGACATATGATGGTACAGTGGTTGTCATTAACCCG GAGAGTGATCGTCCAGATCTGAGTAACTTCATGGAGAGTGGGGAGTGGGTGATGAAGGATTACCGTGGCTGGAAGCACTGGGTTTACTATGCTTGCTGCCCTGACACCCCTTACCTGGACATCACCTACCACTTCCTCATGCAACGCCTGCCTCTCTACTTCATCGTGAACGTCATCATCCCCTGCCTGCTCTTCTCCTTTTTAACAGGGTTAGTTTTTTACCTACCCACAGATTCAG GTGAGAAAATGACTCTCAGCATCTCTGTTCTGCTGTCTTTGACTGTGTTCCTGCTGGTCATCGTGGAGCTGATTCCCTCCACCTCCAGCGCAGTGCCTCTGATCGGCAAGTACATGCTGTTCACCATGGTGTTTGTCATCGCTTCGATCATCATCACAGTCATCGTCATCAACACCCACCACCGCTCCCCCAGCACTCACACCATGCCCCACTGGGTCAGGAAG ATCTTTATTGACACAATCCCAAACGTCATGTTTTTCTCTACAATGAAACGACCATCAAGAGCcaaacaagacaaaaatatttttgcagaagATATTGATATTTCTGACATTTCTGGGAAGTCAGGTTCTGTGCCTGTCAACTTCTACTCGCCGCTTACCAAAAATCCAGATGTGAAAAATGCTATAGAGGGAATCAAATACATTGCAGAAACGATGAAATCGGACCAAGAAGCCAGTAAT gCTGCAGAAGAGTGGAAGTTTGTTGCAATGGTGCTTGATCATCTTCTCCTTGGCATATTTATGCTAGTTTGTTTTATAGGAACATTAGCTGTATTTGCTGGTCGCCTTATTGAATTAAATCAGCAAGGATGA